A region of Hydrogenimonas cancrithermarum DNA encodes the following proteins:
- a CDS encoding aminotransferase class I/II-fold pyridoxal phosphate-dependent enzyme: MYERELAALRRSGRFREPITADPEACDMASNDYLGLAHKRKLLKHACNKVAHYPYHGPKSSLFVGGYHPIHAEFERALCEANGFEAGVVAGSGFLANLGLIEALVRRGDVLFIDESYHASGMAATKLVQGQVVTFSHNDSDDLVTKLAETDAKRRRIIAVEGIYSMEGDMVKREFFEIAEWFDALMIVDEAHSSGTVGPNLLGVFDYYGITPKAHHIKMGTLGKAYGSYGAYILGSEEVVSFLHNRAKPLIYATAPSLFDIALAHEGFGYIGARKEKLTHKIEKRKDIVEEALGFRPEGMIVPVPMPDIETALRIRDALRVEGYEVGAIRPPTVPSPILRVILRTSIKPKAYRRLFAHIEELMHG, translated from the coding sequence ATGTATGAAAGAGAGTTGGCGGCACTGCGGCGCTCGGGACGGTTTAGAGAGCCGATCACGGCAGATCCCGAAGCGTGTGACATGGCCAGCAACGACTACCTCGGCCTTGCCCACAAACGAAAACTTCTGAAACACGCCTGCAACAAGGTGGCGCATTACCCGTATCACGGACCGAAATCTTCCCTGTTCGTCGGTGGCTACCACCCGATTCACGCCGAGTTCGAGCGTGCACTTTGCGAAGCGAACGGGTTTGAAGCGGGTGTCGTGGCAGGCAGCGGGTTTCTGGCGAATCTCGGGCTCATCGAGGCGCTCGTGCGTCGCGGTGACGTGCTTTTTATCGATGAGAGTTACCATGCCAGCGGAATGGCGGCAACGAAGCTGGTGCAGGGGCAGGTCGTGACCTTTTCGCACAACGATTCGGACGATCTTGTCACAAAACTGGCCGAAACCGATGCGAAAAGAAGACGCATCATCGCCGTCGAGGGGATCTACTCGATGGAAGGCGACATGGTGAAGCGCGAATTTTTCGAGATCGCCGAATGGTTCGATGCACTGATGATCGTCGATGAGGCGCACAGCAGCGGCACCGTCGGGCCCAATCTGCTGGGAGTCTTCGACTACTACGGCATAACACCGAAGGCGCACCACATCAAGATGGGAACACTCGGCAAAGCCTACGGCAGCTATGGCGCCTACATCCTCGGCTCCGAAGAGGTGGTGAGTTTTCTGCACAACCGTGCCAAACCGCTCATCTATGCGACGGCGCCTTCGCTTTTCGACATTGCGCTGGCACATGAAGGTTTTGGATACATCGGTGCCAGGAAAGAGAAGCTGACGCACAAGATCGAAAAGCGTAAAGATATCGTCGAAGAGGCTCTTGGCTTCAGGCCTGAGGGGATGATCGTACCGGTACCGATGCCGGATATAGAGACGGCGTTGCGCATCCGCGATGCATTGAGAGTGGAGGGGTATGAAGTGGGGGCGATCCGGCCGCCGACGGTTCCCTCGCCGATTCTTCGTGTCATCCTGCGTACCTCCATCAAACCGAAGGCGTACCGCCGGTTGTTCGCCCATATTGAAGAGTTGATGCATGGGTGA